A stretch of Microbulbifer bruguierae DNA encodes these proteins:
- a CDS encoding MDR family MFS transporter has protein sequence MDRQWWQSLHGLPPLIWITLIGSFFGRGTYFMVWPFLAILLHEKFALGPGTIGLILSVSAVGAAVLGFYAGSLSDRFGRRNILVLGTAINACAFLMLAFAEGLTSFVVSIALCSVGRSIWEPPASAMIGDLVANTKMREFTLQFRYFLINLGAALGPIVGVWAGITAQQSTFGLTALSYLLLCLAFLWAFQYTVAGRAANQRKNSGTSFASTLAVLRDDRFFLIVIFANILTLFIYAHMDSSLIQYLNQKQMPDLVALISSMILVNASTIVLLQFPLLRLLSGFDVNRRIGIGIGILALGQIWFATNPIHWFSGWLGATFVVSIAETILFPTMSVQVDRMAPEHLRGSYFGAASFYSLGWSSAPLVGGVVIEWFGGPALYWSMFFLCGAVLVLYRIGGRFQRPEIIEKSVVETTGSLEVQEAS, from the coding sequence ATGGACAGGCAATGGTGGCAATCACTACACGGCTTACCGCCTTTAATATGGATAACGTTGATCGGGAGTTTCTTTGGTCGTGGTACCTATTTTATGGTGTGGCCATTTCTCGCCATTCTTCTGCATGAAAAATTTGCACTCGGGCCAGGTACTATCGGGCTGATTCTCAGTGTGTCAGCAGTGGGCGCGGCAGTTCTCGGCTTTTATGCTGGCTCGCTGTCGGATCGATTTGGCCGGCGCAATATCCTGGTATTGGGGACGGCGATCAATGCCTGTGCCTTTTTGATGCTGGCGTTTGCTGAGGGCCTGACTTCTTTTGTGGTTTCCATCGCATTGTGTTCCGTTGGAAGGTCAATCTGGGAGCCGCCTGCGAGCGCCATGATTGGGGACCTGGTTGCGAATACGAAAATGCGGGAATTTACCCTCCAGTTTCGCTACTTCCTGATCAATTTGGGTGCGGCACTTGGGCCTATTGTGGGTGTATGGGCGGGAATCACTGCACAGCAGTCGACGTTTGGACTGACGGCATTGAGTTATCTTTTGCTCTGCCTGGCGTTTTTGTGGGCTTTTCAGTATACGGTCGCTGGTAGAGCGGCCAATCAGAGAAAAAATAGCGGAACCAGTTTCGCCAGCACGTTAGCTGTGTTGCGTGATGATCGGTTTTTTCTGATCGTGATTTTTGCCAATATTTTGACGCTGTTCATTTATGCGCACATGGATTCCAGCTTGATTCAGTACCTGAATCAAAAGCAGATGCCGGATCTGGTGGCGCTTATTTCCAGCATGATTCTGGTAAACGCATCAACCATTGTTTTATTGCAGTTTCCATTGTTGAGACTATTGAGTGGCTTTGATGTCAACCGCCGAATTGGAATTGGCATCGGGATTCTCGCCCTTGGACAAATCTGGTTTGCAACCAATCCGATTCACTGGTTTAGCGGGTGGCTGGGAGCGACATTCGTTGTCAGTATTGCCGAAACCATTCTGTTTCCGACCATGAGTGTTCAGGTAGACCGGATGGCACCTGAACATTTGCGAGGCAGTTATTTTGGTGCTGCGTCATTTTACTCTTTGGGGTGGTCAAGTGCGCCGCTTGTCGGCGGTGTTGTGATCGAATGGTTTGGAGGCCCGGCGCTTTATTGGTCGATGTTTTTTTTATGTGGCGCAGTACTGGTTTTGTATCGGATAGGTGGACGATTCCAGAGGCCGGAAATTATCGAAAAATCCGTCGTGGAGACCACCGGGAGCCTCGAAGTACAGGAGGCTAGCTGA
- a CDS encoding carboxylesterase/lipase family protein, producing the protein MVVTPPCGPVRGKLDQQERVRLFLGIPYACPPVNELRWQPPQPIPPWTGLREASQPGMPAPQNPNHLFDIRGPNGQEPEDEDCLYLNIYAPAKPCKPQLPVMVWIHGGAFYLGSGCQPLYDGRALAASGRAIVVTLNYRLGALGFLRLQDISDIPASGNEGILDQTCALRWVQENIAAFGGDPQNITLFGESAGAMSIATLLAATDANDQLLAGHLFHKVIVQSGNPGVFHSCEKASRLSRRFLDHLDNVCGQSKRLPHQPTTRELLRAQEQLLNDPDTERNWGHLPFKPVMDGDFLKRLPMEALQSGSSSRVAMIVGSNRDEWNLFSAARPESFRLDHLQVCQYLRPLIPEQLLSHLLEHYRLRAEMLVDNPWPIWARTWNLMLTDMVFTIPGLRLLQAHTGPKYHYHFAQPLNAHPLLGACHAAELGYVFGTHEDARLRHLYGGNTDAHCLSRRMREAWLSFAESGCPGDDWPGFEQGHSRIFGNDQVSTLDSYALNHLWQALDDHQLRCLL; encoded by the coding sequence TTGGTTGTCACTCCGCCCTGTGGCCCAGTCAGAGGAAAACTCGACCAACAGGAGCGAGTCCGACTTTTTCTGGGAATACCCTATGCCTGCCCACCAGTGAACGAACTTCGCTGGCAACCACCACAGCCAATTCCCCCGTGGACGGGATTACGTGAGGCAAGCCAACCCGGTATGCCTGCACCGCAAAACCCCAATCATTTGTTTGATATTCGCGGCCCAAACGGTCAGGAACCCGAGGACGAGGACTGCCTCTACCTGAATATCTACGCGCCGGCCAAGCCGTGTAAACCACAGCTGCCTGTGATGGTATGGATTCACGGGGGGGCCTTTTATCTCGGGTCCGGGTGCCAGCCCCTATACGATGGCAGGGCTCTGGCTGCCAGTGGGCGGGCCATAGTGGTTACGCTGAATTATCGCCTGGGGGCACTGGGCTTTTTGCGTCTGCAAGATATATCCGATATCCCCGCCAGTGGAAATGAAGGCATTCTGGATCAGACCTGCGCGCTGCGCTGGGTTCAGGAAAATATCGCCGCGTTTGGGGGCGACCCTCAGAACATTACCTTGTTCGGGGAGTCGGCCGGTGCCATGAGTATCGCCACACTGCTGGCCGCCACTGATGCGAACGACCAACTTCTCGCTGGCCACCTCTTCCACAAAGTCATCGTACAAAGTGGAAATCCCGGTGTATTCCACAGTTGTGAAAAAGCCTCACGCTTGAGTCGCCGGTTTCTCGATCATCTCGACAATGTTTGCGGACAGAGCAAACGGCTTCCACACCAGCCAACTACTCGGGAGCTGCTAAGAGCGCAGGAGCAGCTACTGAATGACCCGGATACCGAAAGAAACTGGGGGCACTTACCTTTCAAACCCGTAATGGACGGTGATTTTCTCAAGCGCTTGCCGATGGAAGCGCTGCAAAGTGGAAGCAGTTCCCGAGTGGCAATGATCGTCGGGAGCAACCGCGATGAGTGGAACCTGTTCAGTGCCGCGCGCCCGGAAAGTTTCCGCCTGGACCACCTGCAGGTCTGCCAATACTTGCGCCCGCTGATCCCCGAGCAACTTCTCAGTCATCTACTTGAACACTATCGCCTGCGCGCGGAAATGTTGGTGGACAATCCCTGGCCCATCTGGGCGCGTACCTGGAACCTGATGCTGACGGACATGGTATTCACCATACCTGGGCTGAGACTTCTTCAGGCCCATACAGGCCCCAAGTACCATTATCACTTTGCCCAGCCGCTGAATGCACACCCTCTGCTGGGAGCCTGCCACGCGGCCGAATTGGGTTACGTCTTCGGCACCCACGAAGACGCCCGCTTACGGCACCTGTACGGTGGCAACACGGATGCACACTGCTTGAGTCGAAGGATGCGCGAGGCCTGGTTAAGCTTCGCAGAAAGTGGCTGCCCGGGTGACGACTGGCCGGGCTTCGAGCAGGGCCACAGCCGTATATTCGGCAACGATCAAGTCAGCACACTGGATTCATACGCATTGAACCATCTGTGGCAGGCGCTGGACGACCACCAACTGCGCTGCTTGCTCTGA
- a CDS encoding histidine phosphatase family protein, with protein sequence MHQILLIRHGEAAKSPINDDPGLTTTGRHQAEQLASALQQRFPAGKGVRLISSPKARARQTAVPVALKWQKVVAEEPKAIEIPSPEGLALADRGRWIRSLLQRQWSDLEPAQVRWREIFIDFLQELEQSAGEHHTSLVFCHFMVINSVVAAIRGNDQVTQFRPDYTSQTRITLKDGQLELTELGRDLGIGNLIQ encoded by the coding sequence TTGCATCAGATATTACTTATCCGCCACGGCGAGGCGGCAAAAAGCCCAATCAATGACGATCCCGGACTGACAACGACCGGACGGCATCAGGCGGAGCAGCTGGCATCGGCGCTACAGCAGCGATTTCCTGCAGGAAAAGGCGTTCGGTTGATCAGCAGTCCCAAGGCGCGCGCGCGACAAACGGCAGTTCCAGTCGCCCTTAAATGGCAAAAGGTGGTCGCGGAAGAGCCCAAGGCCATCGAAATTCCCTCGCCGGAAGGTCTCGCGCTTGCAGATCGGGGGAGGTGGATTCGCTCTTTGTTACAGCGACAGTGGAGTGATCTCGAACCAGCACAAGTCCGCTGGCGCGAGATATTTATCGATTTTCTGCAAGAGCTGGAGCAGAGCGCAGGTGAGCACCACACCTCACTGGTGTTCTGTCACTTTATGGTGATCAATTCTGTCGTGGCCGCCATCCGCGGTAACGACCAGGTCACCCAATTTCGTCCGGACTACACATCACAAACACGTATAACACTAAAAGATGGCCAGCTCGAACTGACTGAGCTTGGGCGGGATTTGGGAATTGGCAACCTGATCCAGTAG
- the pepN gene encoding aminopeptidase N — protein sequence MKDNQPRTIYLKDYKVPDYLIDHTELTFDLDPQATLVKSRLKVRRNPAADPGDSGLPALWLDGVDLELLSVSINGKLLPAQRYQEMTGGLLLAVETPEFELEVQNRIAPESNTSLEGLYLSNGMYCTQCEAEGFRKITFYPDRPDVMSIFTTTIVAPASYPVLLSNGNKIDSGTTQDGRLRVTWEDPFAKPAYLFALVAGDLQYVEDTFTTSSGREVKLQLFTEARNIRKCEHAMVSLKHAMRWDEEVYGREYDLDIFMIVAVDHFNMGAMENKGLNIFNSACVLASPETATDAAFQRIESIVAHEYFHNWSGNRVTCRDWFQLSLKEGFTVFRDAEFSADMNSRAVKRIEDVTVLRTAQFAEDGGPMSHPVRPDSYMEISNFYTLTVYEKGAEVVRMIHTILGPEAFRRGSDLYFERHDGCAVTCEDFVVAMEDANDADLKQFRRWYSQAGTPVLDVEDRYDEDKGEYTLKIRQHTPDTPGQKDKLPLCIPVTTALLGADGKELPLNQAGATETTLLLTEACQEFVFGNIKERPLPSLLRGFSAPVKLRYDYRDHQLQFLMRHDSDEFNRWDAGQRLALNALAALQVQFRAGEALRTPDALIAGYASVLGNGALDPALVAKMLALPSAQELAEQEGEIHAAAIIAAREFVRNAIADALKPEFLARYRQLDQRTPYSAEAADIARRSLKNTCLAYLCATMDDDALDLARSQLARGENMTDSASALGALVEFGPVEDAEQHLESFYQQWQQDTQVVETWFGLQSTSASYGTLERVQQLLGHSAFELTNPNKVRAVIGGFAMRNFKQFHKEDGSGYEFLSDQVIALDKLNPQIAARLVTPLTRWKKYAASDAGLIKSALQRIAECGSLSRDLFEVVSKSLSE from the coding sequence ATGAAAGACAACCAGCCACGCACCATTTACCTGAAAGACTATAAGGTGCCGGACTACCTGATTGACCACACCGAGCTCACCTTCGATCTCGACCCCCAGGCTACCCTGGTGAAGTCGAGACTGAAGGTGCGTCGCAATCCGGCGGCGGACCCGGGAGACAGCGGCTTGCCGGCACTGTGGCTGGATGGTGTGGATCTGGAGCTGCTCTCGGTATCGATAAATGGAAAGTTGCTCCCCGCGCAGCGCTACCAGGAAATGACCGGAGGCCTGTTGCTGGCAGTTGAGACACCCGAGTTTGAATTGGAAGTGCAGAACCGGATCGCCCCGGAGTCCAATACCTCCCTTGAAGGGCTTTACCTGTCCAATGGCATGTACTGTACCCAGTGTGAGGCCGAGGGATTCCGTAAAATCACCTTTTACCCGGATCGCCCGGATGTAATGTCGATTTTTACCACCACTATTGTTGCTCCGGCTAGCTACCCGGTTTTGCTCTCCAATGGCAACAAGATTGACAGCGGGACGACACAAGACGGCCGCCTGCGGGTCACCTGGGAGGACCCCTTCGCCAAACCGGCCTATTTGTTCGCTCTTGTCGCCGGGGATCTACAGTATGTGGAAGATACCTTCACTACCAGTAGTGGTCGTGAGGTGAAATTACAGTTGTTCACGGAAGCGCGGAATATCCGTAAGTGCGAACATGCGATGGTATCCCTGAAACATGCCATGCGCTGGGATGAGGAGGTCTACGGGCGTGAATACGACCTCGATATTTTTATGATCGTTGCCGTGGATCACTTCAATATGGGGGCCATGGAGAACAAGGGTCTCAACATCTTCAACTCCGCCTGTGTGCTGGCAAGCCCGGAGACGGCCACCGACGCAGCTTTTCAACGTATCGAGTCCATCGTCGCCCACGAGTATTTTCACAACTGGTCCGGCAACCGTGTAACTTGCCGCGACTGGTTTCAACTGAGTCTCAAAGAGGGCTTTACGGTATTCCGTGATGCGGAATTCTCAGCGGATATGAATTCCCGCGCGGTCAAAAGAATCGAAGATGTGACGGTGCTTAGAACTGCGCAGTTTGCCGAAGACGGGGGGCCCATGTCCCACCCGGTGCGCCCCGATTCTTATATGGAAATTTCCAATTTCTATACCCTGACGGTCTACGAAAAAGGTGCGGAGGTGGTGCGTATGATCCACACCATTCTCGGTCCGGAAGCCTTCCGTCGTGGCAGTGATTTGTACTTTGAACGCCATGACGGCTGTGCCGTGACCTGTGAGGATTTTGTGGTGGCGATGGAAGATGCCAATGATGCGGACCTGAAACAGTTTCGCCGTTGGTACAGTCAAGCCGGAACCCCGGTGCTGGATGTCGAAGATCGCTACGATGAAGATAAAGGCGAGTACACGCTGAAGATTCGGCAGCATACCCCGGATACCCCAGGGCAAAAAGATAAGCTACCGCTGTGTATTCCAGTTACCACAGCGCTGCTTGGTGCCGATGGTAAAGAGCTGCCCCTCAATCAGGCGGGTGCAACAGAAACCACGTTGTTGCTTACCGAGGCGTGTCAGGAATTCGTGTTTGGAAATATCAAAGAGCGCCCGCTACCTTCGCTATTGAGAGGCTTCTCTGCACCGGTAAAACTTCGATACGATTACCGCGATCATCAGCTCCAGTTCCTGATGCGGCACGATTCCGACGAATTCAACCGCTGGGATGCGGGCCAGCGTCTGGCTTTGAATGCCCTGGCTGCATTGCAGGTACAATTTCGTGCCGGCGAGGCACTGCGAACACCGGACGCACTGATTGCTGGATATGCCAGTGTGCTGGGGAACGGAGCACTGGATCCGGCGCTGGTTGCCAAAATGCTGGCTCTTCCCAGCGCACAGGAGTTGGCAGAACAGGAAGGAGAAATCCACGCGGCCGCCATTATTGCTGCCAGGGAATTTGTTCGCAATGCCATTGCCGATGCGCTCAAACCTGAATTTCTTGCACGTTACCGGCAGCTCGATCAGCGGACTCCTTATTCGGCGGAGGCGGCGGATATCGCCAGGCGCAGTCTGAAAAATACCTGTTTGGCGTATCTGTGTGCCACGATGGATGACGATGCGCTGGATCTTGCCCGTTCCCAGCTGGCACGGGGAGAAAATATGACCGATAGCGCGTCGGCACTGGGGGCACTGGTAGAGTTTGGACCGGTAGAGGATGCGGAGCAACATCTGGAAAGCTTCTACCAGCAATGGCAACAGGATACGCAGGTAGTGGAAACCTGGTTTGGTCTGCAAAGTACCAGCGCCAGTTACGGAACCCTGGAACGGGTACAACAGCTGTTGGGACATAGCGCATTTGAGCTGACTAACCCGAATAAAGTTCGCGCAGTCATTGGCGGTTTCGCCATGCGTAACTTCAAGCAGTTTCATAAAGAGGATGGCAGCGGCTACGAATTTCTGTCAGATCAGGTCATCGCGCTGGATAAGCTCAATCCACAGATTGCCGCGAGATTGGTTACTCCGCTCACACGCTGGAAGAAATATGCCGCGAGTGACGCAGGATTGATAAAGAGTGCACTGCAACGGATTGCGGAATGTGGGTCATTGTCCCGGGATCTTTTCGAGGTTGTCAGCAAAAGCTTGAGTGAATAA
- the ggt gene encoding gamma-glutamyltransferase: MKLTLTDLPGRIGYFFNGAKGVAPGGRTLAVAILTLSTTLCAVMGARAYDRVNGEGFASRSPVLATRGMAATSQPLATQVALDILKQGGSAVDAAIAANAVQGLMEPTGNGIGGDLFAIVWSAKDKRLYGLNASGRSPKSLPFSYFADNNLGKIPAHGPLPVSVPGAVDGWFELHEKFGALPMKDLLAPAIHYANEGFPVTQLVAYYWNRSVPVLEKYPGFRATYMPGGRAPREGEIFSNPRLGTTLQKIVDGGRDAFYKGDIAREIDRYMKANGGFLSYDDLASHTSDWVEPVSTSYRGYDVWELPPNGQGIAALQILNILEGYDLATLGRQSAEYVHLFTEAKKLAFEDRAKYYADPAFNESPVEALISKSYADKRRKLINPERAAKRYDAGTVALRHGDTIYLTTADKDGNMVSLIQSNYRGMGSGMTPGELGFMLQDRGEMFSLKEGHFNQYQPGKRPFHTIIPAFVTKDGEPWMSFGVMGGATQPQMHAQVIINMVDFGMNVQEAGDAPRILHSGSSQPTDELMEDGGYLSLEDGFPMETRRRLVQMGHQIRFESGPYGGYQAILRDENGVYQGASESRKDGQAAGY, translated from the coding sequence GTGAAATTAACGCTGACAGATTTACCTGGCCGGATCGGCTATTTCTTCAATGGCGCGAAAGGGGTTGCGCCTGGCGGCCGCACGCTGGCGGTAGCTATTCTGACATTGAGCACAACTCTGTGTGCGGTAATGGGCGCCCGCGCTTACGACCGGGTGAACGGTGAGGGCTTCGCCAGTCGATCCCCGGTACTGGCCACTCGTGGTATGGCTGCTACCAGCCAGCCACTGGCAACGCAGGTAGCGCTGGATATTCTCAAACAGGGGGGCTCTGCAGTGGATGCCGCCATTGCGGCCAATGCGGTACAGGGCCTGATGGAGCCCACTGGCAATGGAATAGGCGGTGATTTGTTCGCGATTGTCTGGAGTGCCAAGGACAAGCGCCTATATGGTCTCAATGCCAGTGGCCGTTCACCGAAATCACTGCCATTCAGTTACTTCGCCGACAATAATCTCGGAAAAATTCCGGCGCACGGCCCATTGCCGGTTTCCGTGCCCGGTGCGGTGGATGGTTGGTTTGAACTCCATGAAAAGTTTGGCGCGCTGCCCATGAAGGATCTGCTGGCGCCAGCAATTCACTATGCCAATGAAGGTTTTCCGGTAACACAGCTCGTGGCCTACTACTGGAATCGCTCGGTACCAGTGCTGGAAAAGTACCCCGGTTTTCGCGCGACCTATATGCCCGGTGGTCGCGCCCCCAGAGAAGGTGAAATATTCAGTAACCCCAGGCTGGGGACGACTCTGCAGAAAATCGTCGATGGTGGCCGCGATGCCTTCTACAAGGGTGATATTGCCAGAGAAATCGACCGATATATGAAGGCCAATGGCGGCTTCCTTTCCTACGATGACCTCGCCAGCCATACGTCCGATTGGGTTGAACCGGTGTCCACCAGTTACCGTGGCTATGATGTGTGGGAGCTGCCGCCGAACGGGCAGGGCATCGCCGCTTTGCAGATCCTGAACATTCTGGAAGGTTACGATCTGGCAACACTCGGGCGGCAGAGCGCCGAGTATGTCCATCTGTTTACGGAAGCAAAGAAGCTGGCGTTTGAAGACCGGGCGAAATACTACGCGGATCCTGCCTTCAACGAATCGCCGGTAGAGGCGTTGATCTCAAAGTCCTATGCGGACAAACGTCGCAAGCTGATCAACCCGGAGCGGGCCGCGAAACGCTATGATGCGGGCACGGTGGCACTGCGCCACGGCGATACCATCTATCTGACCACTGCTGACAAAGACGGCAACATGGTGTCGCTCATTCAAAGCAACTACCGCGGTATGGGTTCCGGAATGACCCCGGGTGAACTCGGCTTTATGCTTCAGGATCGCGGGGAAATGTTCAGCCTGAAGGAAGGACACTTCAATCAGTACCAACCTGGCAAACGACCGTTTCATACCATTATCCCGGCATTCGTGACCAAAGATGGCGAGCCGTGGATGAGTTTTGGTGTAATGGGCGGCGCCACACAACCCCAGATGCACGCCCAGGTCATCATCAACATGGTGGACTTTGGCATGAATGTGCAGGAAGCCGGTGACGCGCCGAGAATCCTGCACAGCGGGTCCAGCCAGCCGACGGATGAGCTGATGGAAGACGGTGGATACCTGAGCCTGGAAGATGGCTTCCCCATGGAAACCCGGCGTCGACTGGTGCAGATGGGTCACCAGATTCGATTTGAAAGCGGCCCTTACGGGGGCTACCAGGCCATTCTGAGAGACGAGAATGGCGTGTATCAGGGCGCCTCTGAAAGCCGTAAAGACGGCCAGGCTGCCGGTTATTAA
- a CDS encoding intermembrane phospholipid transport protein YdbH family protein yields MHFISPVLKAIAGVTVLLLLVGTIGWQARHLWIPTMANHWLNGFQIVGLEGVSLAPGDSGINATIDHLRLHGDATEIELRGIEVTHVTALLRSVLFDNGEILPSADLTLENIRIVSPKVPHNPPQAAETETGAGAAPPIETQAPSGDKPTTIREPAAFNISSFLQTLRNLPIRQLTVKRLSWPGQIKGDLAIQVINDKENITGKVESTRCKHCQLKLDLQNQTSEARLKLRFDQSQDTISSMEATLKHPHATRQPAADTSPWVLSSQLKLDTAKLAAFLQSIGFNTNKTTTSANGNWQSVLDGAEGNIQLQFTGELPAKLASLKEINSVSVELSTEGLLLTIPDSVAGISLTSSVNSTQPVQLNITSLSPLKVQEIVGELAVEMTLSNELANNTDSTKASNPILSGTITLTTEQQKPRVKFTGNANLTEASPLLSASKWQQWFTSYKLSNIHGNSNFSGEFYLPSQDSMPEKKHLADTLSLAIHPVGKLQLELELPAEKNPLDALGWKKIKTSVITDRPLTISASKWPGPLTLKMRALSIDASESRDPKSHPNLTGQIKELSCEDLLRVRCRVQSSLNLSSLTVDNTTTLIELSSDFTADIARLPDKEAIQVTLSSTTISATQLSSEDIVISNPEAFAQDATCLISDTAMSCSSKQIATNVAPFNLPDLSINGVLFIEDIQIENRWDAPTPLTASAHFRSDSLSVSALKQFDGRIAVQGQFEVKAGMITGKSEISAGHVRMESEWQHELANNRGLINLTLPDTSFTEQNSLGKAVRGLPADIVGGNLSAKLKLYWPQGNLDWVKLNLREAALKYNDSFAVGITASPELIERDGMWLTKASTPVSIQAVDTGIAINNLHFDLTISQMGDVTLKDFSGELLEGALTTNALHWNLRGKERQSEVRFTGISLRALTREMNAENFVASGLLDATIPLTTDSQGITVQGGTLQSRPPGGRLRYYGAFSPAMLGSNPQLKLLAGALEDYNYRDIRGTVTYPLNGDLKLKLKLTGRSTAIDANRDLIINLNLENNVPSMLRSLQASRDLTDILEKQVQ; encoded by the coding sequence GTGCACTTCATCTCCCCTGTGCTAAAAGCTATTGCTGGTGTCACTGTGCTGCTTTTGCTGGTGGGGACAATCGGATGGCAAGCACGTCACCTATGGATCCCAACTATGGCCAATCATTGGCTAAATGGATTCCAGATTGTCGGATTGGAAGGCGTTTCACTGGCACCGGGCGATAGCGGGATAAATGCAACCATCGATCACCTGCGCCTGCATGGGGATGCCACGGAAATTGAGCTTCGCGGTATCGAGGTGACTCATGTTACTGCCCTTCTACGCTCGGTACTATTTGACAATGGCGAGATTCTACCCAGTGCCGACCTTACGCTGGAAAATATCCGTATTGTCAGCCCAAAGGTCCCCCACAACCCGCCTCAAGCAGCGGAAACAGAGACGGGTGCTGGCGCCGCTCCGCCAATAGAGACACAGGCACCCAGCGGCGATAAGCCGACAACCATCAGGGAGCCCGCAGCGTTCAATATCAGCTCTTTTTTACAGACATTGAGAAACCTGCCGATTCGACAGCTCACCGTAAAACGGCTTTCCTGGCCCGGACAAATAAAGGGCGACCTGGCAATTCAAGTCATTAACGACAAGGAAAACATAACTGGCAAGGTAGAAAGCACCCGGTGTAAGCACTGCCAACTGAAATTGGACCTGCAAAATCAGACCTCTGAGGCACGACTCAAATTACGGTTTGACCAGAGCCAGGACACCATTTCCAGCATGGAAGCCACGTTGAAACATCCCCATGCAACCCGGCAGCCAGCCGCAGACACCTCTCCCTGGGTTTTAAGCTCTCAGCTGAAACTCGATACTGCAAAGCTCGCAGCCTTCCTCCAATCAATCGGCTTCAACACCAATAAGACGACCACCTCGGCGAACGGAAATTGGCAGTCAGTTCTCGATGGTGCCGAAGGCAATATTCAACTGCAATTTACCGGTGAGCTCCCGGCAAAATTAGCCTCGCTCAAGGAAATCAATTCAGTCTCAGTGGAACTCTCTACCGAAGGACTTTTATTGACAATTCCGGATTCCGTGGCCGGCATTTCTCTGACAAGCTCCGTTAATAGCACACAGCCCGTGCAACTGAACATCACATCCCTGTCACCTCTGAAAGTGCAGGAAATCGTGGGAGAATTGGCGGTGGAGATGACGCTTTCGAACGAACTGGCCAATAACACGGATAGCACAAAAGCCAGCAATCCCATCCTTTCCGGCACAATCACGTTGACAACCGAACAACAAAAACCCCGAGTAAAATTTACCGGAAACGCGAATCTGACAGAGGCTAGCCCGTTGCTCTCCGCCTCGAAATGGCAGCAGTGGTTTACCTCTTATAAATTGTCAAATATTCATGGCAACAGCAATTTTTCCGGCGAATTCTACCTGCCGTCACAGGATTCAATGCCCGAAAAAAAACATCTGGCCGACACGCTATCACTAGCGATACACCCGGTTGGGAAGCTTCAATTGGAGCTGGAGTTGCCCGCTGAAAAGAATCCACTGGATGCTCTCGGCTGGAAAAAAATAAAGACATCTGTGATAACGGACAGGCCACTCACGATCAGTGCTAGCAAATGGCCCGGCCCCCTTACCCTGAAGATGCGTGCACTCTCTATTGACGCCAGTGAATCCAGGGATCCGAAGTCTCACCCGAATTTGACCGGACAGATCAAGGAACTTTCCTGTGAGGATCTACTTCGCGTTCGCTGCCGAGTGCAATCAAGCCTGAACCTTTCATCACTAACAGTTGACAACACGACGACCCTGATCGAACTCAGCTCTGATTTCACCGCCGATATTGCGCGGCTCCCAGATAAAGAAGCTATACAGGTCACACTGTCTTCAACCACCATTTCTGCAACCCAGCTGTCGTCTGAAGACATCGTCATTAGCAATCCAGAAGCATTTGCACAGGATGCCACGTGCCTGATTTCGGACACCGCAATGTCGTGCAGTAGCAAACAGATAGCGACCAATGTAGCTCCCTTCAATCTGCCCGATCTCTCCATAAACGGCGTGTTGTTTATTGAAGATATACAGATTGAAAACCGCTGGGATGCACCAACCCCATTGACTGCCAGTGCACACTTCCGGTCTGACAGCCTGTCAGTTTCAGCCCTGAAGCAATTTGATGGACGAATCGCCGTTCAAGGACAATTTGAAGTAAAAGCAGGGATGATTACCGGAAAAAGCGAAATTTCCGCCGGCCATGTACGAATGGAGTCCGAGTGGCAACACGAACTTGCAAATAACAGGGGTTTGATCAACCTGACACTACCTGACACCAGCTTCACCGAACAGAACAGCTTGGGCAAAGCAGTTCGGGGACTACCTGCAGACATAGTGGGAGGAAACCTGTCTGCCAAGTTGAAGCTGTATTGGCCGCAGGGGAACCTGGATTGGGTGAAATTAAACCTCCGCGAAGCGGCACTTAAATACAACGACAGTTTTGCCGTCGGGATCACCGCCTCCCCGGAGCTGATTGAGCGCGACGGTATGTGGCTGACCAAAGCTTCCACCCCGGTGTCCATTCAGGCTGTAGACACGGGAATTGCCATCAACAACCTGCATTTCGATCTGACCATAAGCCAGATGGGAGATGTCACACTGAAGGATTTTTCCGGCGAACTATTGGAAGGCGCGCTAACTACTAACGCCCTGCACTGGAACCTCCGCGGTAAGGAGCGCCAGTCTGAGGTACGATTTACGGGCATCTCACTGCGAGCGCTGACCAGAGAAATGAATGCGGAGAATTTTGTCGCCAGCGGACTGCTGGATGCAACCATCCCACTGACCACCGACAGTCAAGGCATAACAGTTCAAGGCGGCACACTACAGTCACGACCTCCCGGGGGGCGGCTGAGGTACTACGGCGCCTTTTCGCCCGCTATGCTCGGCAGTAATCCTCAGTTGAAACTACTGGCGGGCGCTCTGGAGGATTACAACTATCGAGATATTCGCGGTACCGTGACCTATCCACTGAATGGCGACTTGAAGCTGAAACTGAAACTCACCGGACGCAGCACCGCAATTGATGCCAACCGGGACCTGATCATCAATCTGAATCTGGAAAATAATGTGCCGAGCATGCTGCGCTCCCTGCAGGCGAGCCGGGACCTGACCGACATTCTGGAAAAGCAGGTACAGTGA